Proteins co-encoded in one Oreochromis aureus strain Israel breed Guangdong linkage group 3, ZZ_aureus, whole genome shotgun sequence genomic window:
- the LOC120439140 gene encoding low affinity immunoglobulin gamma Fc region receptor II-like isoform X2 produces the protein MGHALLCASGLVLLNTLLSCGQAQDKPKPDLRVSSSWPSPGASMTLNCSVKNYSAEWRYYWYQAFYKNSNNYYFELLPDGKNGTAQNSYIVHGQKQTAGYACRAGRQQPEHFTSYSKPVFVWSADSSSASATVKVTPDRVQHFSEESVSLRCEGKPSEWRVMRLSEAGYLANCSVWGTMNGSTCTIKNGTAKPAVYWCESKLGGFSNAVNLTVQKRDIILVSPVHPVTEGETVTLHCKLRNTTLKSSVSFFRNGSLISNDTIGKLNIPAVSKSDEGFYKCQYSGKQSSQRWMSVKVSRPIKSSFTVQMIIGFVCGILLIAILLMVYLKAKGTQCKQTHVDSADPGVSQNACQLEALYSEVRDDNLLYALVMHKNKGESQNNAGRPYQAAAECAIYSEVRK, from the exons ATGGGACATGCTTTGCTCTGTGCATCTGGGTTGGTTT TGCTGAACACACTTCTGTCTTGCGGACAAGCTCAAG ATAAACCCAAACCTGATCTCAGGGTGTCTTCATCATGGCCGAGTCCTGGAGCATCAATGACTCTAAACTGCAGTGTTAAAAATTACTCTGCAGAATGGAGGTACTACTGGTATCAGGCTTTTTACAAAAATTCAAACAACTACTACTTTGAGCTGCTACCAGATGGCAAAAATGGAACTGCACAAAATTCCTACATTGTTCATGGACAGAAACAAACGGCAGGATATGCATGTAGAGCTGGAAGACAACAGCCAGAGCATTTCACTTCATACAGCAAACCTGTATTTGTTTGGTCTGCAG ATTCTAGTTCAGCATCTGCAACAGTCAAAGTGACTCCTGACAGAGTGCAGCACTTCTCTGAAGAGTCTGTCTCACTGCGCTGTGAGGGAAAACCTTCTGAGTGGAGAGTGATGAGGCTGAGTGAAGCAGGCTACCTTGCAAACTGTTCTGTCTGGGGAACAATGAATGGATCCACCTGCACGATCAAAAATGGTACAGCCAAACCAGccgtttactggtgtgagtctaAGCTGGGTGGCTTCAGCAATGCTGTCAACCTCACAGTGCAAA AAAGAGATATCATTCTTGTGAGCCCGGTCCACCCAGTTACTGAGGGAGAAACTGTTACGCTCCACTGCAAACTGAGGAACACAACTTTAAAATcctctgtgtctttctttcGAAATGGTAGCCTCATCAGCAATGACACCATAGGGAAGCTGAATATCCCTGCAGTGTCAAAATCAGATGAAGGCTTTTACAAGTGTCAGTATTCAGGAAAACAGTCATCACAAAGGTGGATGTCAGTAAAGG TATCCAGGCCTATAAAGTCTTCATTTACTGTGCAGATGATTATTGGATTTGTTTGTGGGATTTTACTGATTGCTATCCTACTCATGGTTTATCTGAAAGCCAAAGG AACACAGTGCAAGCAAACCCATGTTGATTCTGCAGATCCTGGGGTTAGCCAGAATGCATGTCAGCTTGAAGCGCTCTACTCTGAAGTCCGTG ATGATAATCTGCTGTATGCCCTGgtaatgcacaaaaacaaaggtGAATCTCAGAACAATGCAG GTAGACCATATCAGGCAGCAGCAGAATGCGCTATTTATTCTGAAGTCAGAAAATAG
- the LOC120439140 gene encoding low affinity immunoglobulin gamma Fc region receptor II-like isoform X1, which produces MGHALLCASGLVLLNTLLSCGQAQDKPKPDLRVSSSWPSPGASMTLNCSVKNYSAEWRYYWYQAFYKNSNNYYFELLPDGKNGTAQNSYIVHGQKQTAGYACRAGRQQPEHFTSYSKPVFVWSADSSSASATVKVTPDRVQHFSEESVSLRCEGKPSEWRVMRLSEAGYLANCSVWGTMNGSTCTIKNGTAKPAVYWCESKLGGFSNAVNLTVQKRDIILVSPVHPVTEGETVTLHCKLRNTTLKSSVSFFRNGSLISNDTIGKLNIPAVSKSDEGFYKCQYSGKQSSQRWMSVKAVSRPIKSSFTVQMIIGFVCGILLIAILLMVYLKAKGTQCKQTHVDSADPGVSQNACQLEALYSEVRDDNLLYALVMHKNKGESQNNAGRPYQAAAECAIYSEVRK; this is translated from the exons ATGGGACATGCTTTGCTCTGTGCATCTGGGTTGGTTT TGCTGAACACACTTCTGTCTTGCGGACAAGCTCAAG ATAAACCCAAACCTGATCTCAGGGTGTCTTCATCATGGCCGAGTCCTGGAGCATCAATGACTCTAAACTGCAGTGTTAAAAATTACTCTGCAGAATGGAGGTACTACTGGTATCAGGCTTTTTACAAAAATTCAAACAACTACTACTTTGAGCTGCTACCAGATGGCAAAAATGGAACTGCACAAAATTCCTACATTGTTCATGGACAGAAACAAACGGCAGGATATGCATGTAGAGCTGGAAGACAACAGCCAGAGCATTTCACTTCATACAGCAAACCTGTATTTGTTTGGTCTGCAG ATTCTAGTTCAGCATCTGCAACAGTCAAAGTGACTCCTGACAGAGTGCAGCACTTCTCTGAAGAGTCTGTCTCACTGCGCTGTGAGGGAAAACCTTCTGAGTGGAGAGTGATGAGGCTGAGTGAAGCAGGCTACCTTGCAAACTGTTCTGTCTGGGGAACAATGAATGGATCCACCTGCACGATCAAAAATGGTACAGCCAAACCAGccgtttactggtgtgagtctaAGCTGGGTGGCTTCAGCAATGCTGTCAACCTCACAGTGCAAA AAAGAGATATCATTCTTGTGAGCCCGGTCCACCCAGTTACTGAGGGAGAAACTGTTACGCTCCACTGCAAACTGAGGAACACAACTTTAAAATcctctgtgtctttctttcGAAATGGTAGCCTCATCAGCAATGACACCATAGGGAAGCTGAATATCCCTGCAGTGTCAAAATCAGATGAAGGCTTTTACAAGTGTCAGTATTCAGGAAAACAGTCATCACAAAGGTGGATGTCAGTAAAGG cAGTATCCAGGCCTATAAAGTCTTCATTTACTGTGCAGATGATTATTGGATTTGTTTGTGGGATTTTACTGATTGCTATCCTACTCATGGTTTATCTGAAAGCCAAAGG AACACAGTGCAAGCAAACCCATGTTGATTCTGCAGATCCTGGGGTTAGCCAGAATGCATGTCAGCTTGAAGCGCTCTACTCTGAAGTCCGTG ATGATAATCTGCTGTATGCCCTGgtaatgcacaaaaacaaaggtGAATCTCAGAACAATGCAG GTAGACCATATCAGGCAGCAGCAGAATGCGCTATTTATTCTGAAGTCAGAAAATAG
- the LOC120439140 gene encoding low affinity immunoglobulin gamma Fc region receptor II-like isoform X3 encodes MGHALLCASGLVLLNTLLSCGQAQDKPKPDLRVSSSWPSPGASMTLNCSVKNYSAEWRYYWYQAFYKNSNNYYFELLPDGKNGTAQNSYIVHGQKQTAGYACRAGRQQPEHFTSYSKPVFVWSADSSSASATVKVTPDRVQHFSEESVSLRCEGKPSEWRVMRLSEAGYLANCSVWGTMNGSTCTIKNGTAKPAVYWCESKLGGFSNAVNLTVQKRDIILVSPVHPVTEGETVTLHCKLRNTTLKSSVSFFRNGSLISNDTIGKLNIPAVSKSDEGFYKCQYSGKQSSQRWMSVKAVSRPIKSSFTVQMIIGFVCGILLIAILLMVYLKAKGTQCKQTHVDSADPGVSQNACQLEALYSEVRDDNLLYALVMHKNKGRPYQAAAECAIYSEVRK; translated from the exons ATGGGACATGCTTTGCTCTGTGCATCTGGGTTGGTTT TGCTGAACACACTTCTGTCTTGCGGACAAGCTCAAG ATAAACCCAAACCTGATCTCAGGGTGTCTTCATCATGGCCGAGTCCTGGAGCATCAATGACTCTAAACTGCAGTGTTAAAAATTACTCTGCAGAATGGAGGTACTACTGGTATCAGGCTTTTTACAAAAATTCAAACAACTACTACTTTGAGCTGCTACCAGATGGCAAAAATGGAACTGCACAAAATTCCTACATTGTTCATGGACAGAAACAAACGGCAGGATATGCATGTAGAGCTGGAAGACAACAGCCAGAGCATTTCACTTCATACAGCAAACCTGTATTTGTTTGGTCTGCAG ATTCTAGTTCAGCATCTGCAACAGTCAAAGTGACTCCTGACAGAGTGCAGCACTTCTCTGAAGAGTCTGTCTCACTGCGCTGTGAGGGAAAACCTTCTGAGTGGAGAGTGATGAGGCTGAGTGAAGCAGGCTACCTTGCAAACTGTTCTGTCTGGGGAACAATGAATGGATCCACCTGCACGATCAAAAATGGTACAGCCAAACCAGccgtttactggtgtgagtctaAGCTGGGTGGCTTCAGCAATGCTGTCAACCTCACAGTGCAAA AAAGAGATATCATTCTTGTGAGCCCGGTCCACCCAGTTACTGAGGGAGAAACTGTTACGCTCCACTGCAAACTGAGGAACACAACTTTAAAATcctctgtgtctttctttcGAAATGGTAGCCTCATCAGCAATGACACCATAGGGAAGCTGAATATCCCTGCAGTGTCAAAATCAGATGAAGGCTTTTACAAGTGTCAGTATTCAGGAAAACAGTCATCACAAAGGTGGATGTCAGTAAAGG cAGTATCCAGGCCTATAAAGTCTTCATTTACTGTGCAGATGATTATTGGATTTGTTTGTGGGATTTTACTGATTGCTATCCTACTCATGGTTTATCTGAAAGCCAAAGG AACACAGTGCAAGCAAACCCATGTTGATTCTGCAGATCCTGGGGTTAGCCAGAATGCATGTCAGCTTGAAGCGCTCTACTCTGAAGTCCGTG ATGATAATCTGCTGTATGCCCTGgtaatgcacaaaaacaaag GTAGACCATATCAGGCAGCAGCAGAATGCGCTATTTATTCTGAAGTCAGAAAATAG
- the LOC120439140 gene encoding low affinity immunoglobulin gamma Fc region receptor II-like isoform X4, which produces MGHALLCASGLVYKPKPDLRVSSSWPSPGASMTLNCSVKNYSAEWRYYWYQAFYKNSNNYYFELLPDGKNGTAQNSYIVHGQKQTAGYACRAGRQQPEHFTSYSKPVFVWSADSSSASATVKVTPDRVQHFSEESVSLRCEGKPSEWRVMRLSEAGYLANCSVWGTMNGSTCTIKNGTAKPAVYWCESKLGGFSNAVNLTVQKRDIILVSPVHPVTEGETVTLHCKLRNTTLKSSVSFFRNGSLISNDTIGKLNIPAVSKSDEGFYKCQYSGKQSSQRWMSVKAVSRPIKSSFTVQMIIGFVCGILLIAILLMVYLKAKGTQCKQTHVDSADPGVSQNACQLEALYSEVRDDNLLYALVMHKNKGESQNNAGRPYQAAAECAIYSEVRK; this is translated from the exons ATGGGACATGCTTTGCTCTGTGCATCTGGGTTGGTTT ATAAACCCAAACCTGATCTCAGGGTGTCTTCATCATGGCCGAGTCCTGGAGCATCAATGACTCTAAACTGCAGTGTTAAAAATTACTCTGCAGAATGGAGGTACTACTGGTATCAGGCTTTTTACAAAAATTCAAACAACTACTACTTTGAGCTGCTACCAGATGGCAAAAATGGAACTGCACAAAATTCCTACATTGTTCATGGACAGAAACAAACGGCAGGATATGCATGTAGAGCTGGAAGACAACAGCCAGAGCATTTCACTTCATACAGCAAACCTGTATTTGTTTGGTCTGCAG ATTCTAGTTCAGCATCTGCAACAGTCAAAGTGACTCCTGACAGAGTGCAGCACTTCTCTGAAGAGTCTGTCTCACTGCGCTGTGAGGGAAAACCTTCTGAGTGGAGAGTGATGAGGCTGAGTGAAGCAGGCTACCTTGCAAACTGTTCTGTCTGGGGAACAATGAATGGATCCACCTGCACGATCAAAAATGGTACAGCCAAACCAGccgtttactggtgtgagtctaAGCTGGGTGGCTTCAGCAATGCTGTCAACCTCACAGTGCAAA AAAGAGATATCATTCTTGTGAGCCCGGTCCACCCAGTTACTGAGGGAGAAACTGTTACGCTCCACTGCAAACTGAGGAACACAACTTTAAAATcctctgtgtctttctttcGAAATGGTAGCCTCATCAGCAATGACACCATAGGGAAGCTGAATATCCCTGCAGTGTCAAAATCAGATGAAGGCTTTTACAAGTGTCAGTATTCAGGAAAACAGTCATCACAAAGGTGGATGTCAGTAAAGG cAGTATCCAGGCCTATAAAGTCTTCATTTACTGTGCAGATGATTATTGGATTTGTTTGTGGGATTTTACTGATTGCTATCCTACTCATGGTTTATCTGAAAGCCAAAGG AACACAGTGCAAGCAAACCCATGTTGATTCTGCAGATCCTGGGGTTAGCCAGAATGCATGTCAGCTTGAAGCGCTCTACTCTGAAGTCCGTG ATGATAATCTGCTGTATGCCCTGgtaatgcacaaaaacaaaggtGAATCTCAGAACAATGCAG GTAGACCATATCAGGCAGCAGCAGAATGCGCTATTTATTCTGAAGTCAGAAAATAG
- the LOC120439140 gene encoding low affinity immunoglobulin gamma Fc region receptor II-like isoform X5 — protein sequence MGHALLCASGLVLLNTLLSCGQAQDKPKPDLRVSSSWPSPGASMTLNCSVKNYSAEWRYYWYQAFYKNSNNYYFELLPDGKNGTAQNSYIVHGQKQTAGYACRAGRQQPEHFTSYSKPVFVWSADSSSASATVKVTPDRVQHFSEESVSLRCEGKPSEWRVMRLSEAGYLANCSVWGTMNGSTCTIKNGTAKPAVYWCESKLGGFSNAVNLTVQKRDIILVSPVHPVTEGETVTLHCKLRNTTLKSSVSFFRNGSLISNDTIGKLNIPAVSKSDEGFYKCQYSGKQSSQRWMSVKEHSASKPMLILQILGLARMHVSLKRSTLKSVMIICCMPW from the exons ATGGGACATGCTTTGCTCTGTGCATCTGGGTTGGTTT TGCTGAACACACTTCTGTCTTGCGGACAAGCTCAAG ATAAACCCAAACCTGATCTCAGGGTGTCTTCATCATGGCCGAGTCCTGGAGCATCAATGACTCTAAACTGCAGTGTTAAAAATTACTCTGCAGAATGGAGGTACTACTGGTATCAGGCTTTTTACAAAAATTCAAACAACTACTACTTTGAGCTGCTACCAGATGGCAAAAATGGAACTGCACAAAATTCCTACATTGTTCATGGACAGAAACAAACGGCAGGATATGCATGTAGAGCTGGAAGACAACAGCCAGAGCATTTCACTTCATACAGCAAACCTGTATTTGTTTGGTCTGCAG ATTCTAGTTCAGCATCTGCAACAGTCAAAGTGACTCCTGACAGAGTGCAGCACTTCTCTGAAGAGTCTGTCTCACTGCGCTGTGAGGGAAAACCTTCTGAGTGGAGAGTGATGAGGCTGAGTGAAGCAGGCTACCTTGCAAACTGTTCTGTCTGGGGAACAATGAATGGATCCACCTGCACGATCAAAAATGGTACAGCCAAACCAGccgtttactggtgtgagtctaAGCTGGGTGGCTTCAGCAATGCTGTCAACCTCACAGTGCAAA AAAGAGATATCATTCTTGTGAGCCCGGTCCACCCAGTTACTGAGGGAGAAACTGTTACGCTCCACTGCAAACTGAGGAACACAACTTTAAAATcctctgtgtctttctttcGAAATGGTAGCCTCATCAGCAATGACACCATAGGGAAGCTGAATATCCCTGCAGTGTCAAAATCAGATGAAGGCTTTTACAAGTGTCAGTATTCAGGAAAACAGTCATCACAAAGGTGGATGTCAGTAAAGG AACACAGTGCAAGCAAACCCATGTTGATTCTGCAGATCCTGGGGTTAGCCAGAATGCATGTCAGCTTGAAGCGCTCTACTCTGAAGTCCGTG ATGATAATCTGCTGTATGCCCTGgtaa